The genomic interval TGAAGACATTATCTGTCACCAGGCAGCATTATTTGCTTTTGCACAATAGCTttcatacacattcattcacatttcTATAAAATTGCTGTAAAGTAACATCAATACAAGAtgcaggtgtatgtgtgtgacctCACCTAGTTCTTCTTTTCATAATAGTAGCACGGTAATAATGTATTACGATACATTATGTATTGCAATAGTGCACTGTTGgtggtttttttccctctaaacATTCGCAATTTTGTTAATGAACATGAATTCTGTAAGCACTTGAACAAAAGTGAGCTTTGTGGTATTAAATCCCAGTACAAGCTGGCCATTAACTCTCTTAAGGGCTTACCGGTGTTTCAGAAGGTGTGTCTGTGACATTTTTGTCACTTTGACAATCTGTATGGCTAAAGTTTAcccaacactttaaaaaaaattttttattattattattttttaaaccataatTTCATCACtcaaaaacatttctggaaaaaCCTATTAAATATCCTAACTGCTATGTATGAATAATACTCTTACcgcttctttgtggtttctaTTGTAGTGTCGCGTATGGATGTACTCTTTGTGGGTTGTTGAAATGAAAACTCCTAGTGAGTTTCCGTCATTCAACCCTGTCTGAAACATATGCAAAATCTCAAACAGGATTATAGGTCTGCTTCAATTGAGTGTCCGATCCATTCATTTCTATGTGAGGGGGGGACAAAAAGAAATATCTGTAACAAATTgccaaataaaacactttaaattaAATGCCTTTCTACatttcttacattttattttggtaCAAatgcaggggttttttttttattatttaaagtggATTAAGTAATTTCTATATGGATCTgtgttactgttttgttttttattaaagttgGTAAATAGAGTTAATTTAATTTGAGTTTAATTTCACTTGAATCCCCCAGTGTTAGTTAAGGAGTTTAGTCATACATCAAAGTTGAAACAGTCTCTTAAGATGTTACACTCAATACTTAATAAGAATAGACTCTTTCttgtgtattttataataccATGCTTGCTAACACCTCCTATCCTACGTTTGGGtcatttctttgtctttgtttagCTGTATCGCAGACATGCGTGTCTTCTTTTTCAGTTCTTGGATCCTATTTTCACGCTTGATCCAGTCAGCTGTTAACATTTGTACATGCCGGAGAGAATTTTTAGGTGTCAGTCTCAGTATGGCAGCACTGTTCAGGAGTCTCAGAAGCTTTGAATGATGCGCTCTGTTTTCCGAGCCTCCGAGTTTAGCTCTCCAAAGGTGTCGAAGAACTGCTCCATTTCGCATTGTAGTGCAGCATTTCGTCGGTCTGCATCAGCCCGAGCTCGTTCCATGTTCCGCATCTTGATTTCAGCGACGCTGACACATCTGCGCTGTTGCTCCAGAGTTGCACGCAGTCCTGCTACAAGCCCCTGGAGGGCCTCGTTACGCTGTTCCAACCTTAACAGATGGATTACATGTatggtgaattttattttattttttaaatttattaatttttttctataatCTCCCAAAGGAAACAAAGTGTATACAAGACTATTCAGTGCTTAACAAAAAGTTGTTAATGCTGATTATCAGTAAGAGGATGtgaattttgtgtattttatggAGAGTTTAAAGTCATACTGAAAACCAAGGTttcatgtgtattttattagtaGTGTTGGAACTCTGATAAAGGCGTTCTTACCTGTTGATCTTGTCTTCATACTCAGCTTTCTGAATGGCCATTTGCTGCCGTAGGCCAACCACGAGGCACTGTATTGCTTGAGGGGCAGGGGGGTCTTGTGAATCTGAAGGAGCATTTGGAAGAAAGACCTCACTGCTACCTGTACTTAGTGGGGCATCTGTCGGGGCTGTGGAAGAAGCAGGGGAGTTTGGGTGTACATCACTTTCTCCAAGTTCCGACCTGAAAGAAGGGAAACATACAGAGCTGTGGCAGGGACTAGCAGTTCCACCACTACCAGAGCCCCCATCCCCAAGCAGGATCTCACAGGAGGACCAGGAACTAGTGCTGTCGGCCATTCTAGCAGTACCACCCTCCAAGTCTACTATCCCAGTGCCAGCTTCCCCTTCTTCTACACAGTCATCCATCTGCACCCCAGTTACCATGTTGTCATACACAGATAATGTGCTGTCCTGGGCTTCACTGCTCCCCTCTCTGTTCCCTagagctctctctgtctcccatTGCCTCAGGCCAGGCCAGCTTGTAGACTGCAAACAGCCCTCATGCCCAACTTCTGCCACTGTAATCGTTGAGGAGGAGGCAGTTGGTGGTGTGGTGGGGGGGTGTACAAGTCCAGAGTGAGGAGACTCCTGTGCCGAGAGAGATGGACTGTGGTTTTCATAAAGAAGAGCCGAGCTTGCCTGAGAAGAGACTTCCATTTTTTGCTGCTGTATCTCAGGTAGGTGATGAGGGGTGTGAGAACTTTGGGAAGAAAATCTCTGTTCAGTCATAAGAGGTAGAGAAAATTTCCGGGAGCATGGCTTGAAAGTCTGAGCTGGTTGGGGCACACAGTTGGTGTTAAATCCTAGATGAGGCTCTCCTGGAGGAGCAGTAGGCTTGGTGTGCACCCAATCTACCCGGCTGCCTTGTCTATGTATGGAAGCAAAAGCTGGTAGGGAGGTTCCTGGTGTCTTGCGGTTGTTTTCTCTTGAGAAGAGCACACTGTGCTCTCTGATCAGCTCTGACATCAGATGCTGCACTACAGCCGCACCTAGAGAGAAAGGTCAGTGAAAGTGGTTAGTCAAGTATGAGTTGTACGACTAAAAGGCACTAGAATTTTCCTAAACATTTATGCCACTTGGTACTaatgtttttctctctcgaGCCAGCCAAGAGACTTGATATCAGAGTATATGAGGTTCTGAGTTCTTAGTCAGGGTCTTGTTCTCGGGTTATGCCCTCAGACAAGAGATCTTTCCCACCATGGACAATTCACTACtctcaaatatattttaaacaacaaaatctgaatataataattaatgaaatatGACACAGTGCACGTTAAGCCATCTAATTTTGCTAaccttatatacagtacatccttttaaaaaaaaatcagatctcATAGTTTTAGGTCTAAGGTGGGTCTAGTCAGGTTTGCTTAGTTCTTCCCCTCTTTTTCATGCtttatgtctttcttttttttttttttgtcttacccCCAATTATACTTTCAGGGTCTTCAGCTTTAGGTCGAAGAATGTTTGGTCCAAAAACAGTTGCTAGGTTTTGGATACTCATCTTATTGGTGCTAGAGAAGGACTGGACCTCATTTAAGAACCTGCAACAACAGTATTTGTCCATCACTATATATTGATGAATATTTATCCATGGTGGAGTTTAATGATTCCATAGTATCTAATATTACAATATGAAATCCAGCACTTACTGACAGATGTACTTCAGCAGTTTAAAATTAGCTACTGGTAGCTCGTGAAGAAGGTTTCTTAATTCCAGCAATCCCTGGAGCCAGACCAGAAGGTGGTTATACAAAACCTTATATCTATTATCAATAGACATTAACTCCAGAGAAGTATTGGTTAGATTAAAAGACTTCTACGGATGCATCATTAACGgtcctttatttaattttttttctttattatttatacattttaaacagtgtgaATATGTACTGAATGATGTAACTATTCAGTATATTTCAGTTTAACACAATAGGACATGCAGTGATACCTGTTCCCTGTCTGAGGGGATTTTTTTGCCACATATAAGAAACTCTTGATAGCGAGAGAAGGGTACTAATGGTTCAGGCAACTCTCTGAGGTAGAGCTTCAGCAGAGAGGCCACTGTGTGGACATCTGTGCTGctgagatatatataaaaaaaaaaaaaaacacagagagggAATACTGACATATTTTGTGCTACATCTTGTCTACATAGTTGCCTTTGTAGCTAAAAGTATTTTATCTTCTGGCACACTGGTGTGAATAACACAGCTGATATATCATATCACCAAAATGGCATGTCCAAAAATTCCTAACAGATGTTCATAGTGTGCTAACACTTACCTATCAAAGGAAGGTTTTTCACCCGCATCAAAAGCCTCTTGCAGCTCTTTGACAAGTGTTGCCTGGCCGGGTTGCCTGAAGAGTCCGACTTCCATCAGCCCCTGCTCCCTAATGAAGTCCACACACTGCTCCACCACAAGTGGAGCCATGTGGTCTCCATACCGACGCTCATACAGCACCGTCTCCTCCAACCGCTGACCAAACACACCTTAGAGAAAAGGCAGGGGTGTAATTGATCAAACCCTGGGTTCCTACctgaccttaaaaaaaaaaaaccctcaaaggGTTATAATGCAGCGATCATTTCAGAAAATATGCTGTAGCATGCAACATCAGCATGTAGTTCAGAGAGAGATTTTTGAAATCATAAATTGTAGCACTGCACCAAAATCTCTCAGCACGGGTCTGTAAAAGCTTAAAATACTCACGCCTTCTAAAGCTCAACACTCTCTTAATTTTTCTGTAAGCGGAGTTGGAGAGGTAGCTTCCTGTTAGGTGGACTGCCTGCTTGCTCTCAGGCatcttcctctttctcctcctcgCTTGTATCTTGTGTCTTCGTTTCTCAGATGCACACCCTACTACAGTTTTAAAATCACAGCGCCTGTGAATGGCTTAGTATCCCAGAATGGAACAAAGGACTGcgcaaatgcaaataaaaataattttctgcCTCTTGCTCATTctgaggtgggttttttttttttagtatagtGTGTCCTGCTTTTCTCTCAGTCTTCTCTCTTGTCTCCCTTTTTCCCATGTGCAGGTATATGGATAAACCCCAGTGCTCTGTTAGCCTTGGAGCTGAGAAGAGGCAGTCCTTGTCTTGTCCTGTTTATGTGCTCTGACCCTCAGGCTCAAATATGCTTGCTAATCAGATATAGCAACATTCCGATGGTGACAACAAATCTCATCCTTTAAGAGGAGGCATTGTTCCACTGCAATATGTCCCATGCATATAGGTTTGAATAAACTAGCCATGCTGTTTCAATatacataaattttttttataacagttgtagaagaaaaacacaaaaccaaaatCCAAGTCTCGGATGAAAGTTTCTGCTATGGAATAGAACAATAGATGATCTAAAGCTGCCGTTTCTAGTTCAGCTCTTTATGAATGTGCCACCAGCTCAGACTTGTCCAGTCCTCTCGGAGTGTCCAGCACCTCCTGTCTTCAGTGCATGTCCTTTCAACCCCAATCAACTTTGGTGAAGGGGCCAGCCATCcatattttctgtttcttttctgaGGTTTTAGTTGAGGTTTCCTTGCAGCCACTTTCAGATGTCCAGATCATGTGGTCTGTAATAATTCggtgcctgtttttttttctttgatgaaAAGAGGCTCTAATTGTCTAAGGAGTTTTCAGTGACGCAAGCTGGCACCTCCTTAGTTCACTGTCAGAATTATTCAAGGCTGCTCCTTCAACAAAGACCTTTGGAATTTCTCAGCTTCCCCATGTCACATGTTCCCAGTCTTATGCCCTCTGTTCCTTTTGCCTTACCTGTCTTCttacattttccttttcctttgtgttctttctctctcacgctctcccCCTTCTATCTCTGTCCTGTATCAAACTACCCCACTGCAGGCTCTTTGGAGCGTGGCCAATTGGTGCCGACTCCCGCTTTCCCTATCCTTCTTGTCTCTTCATGAATCATTAACACTGAACACCACTGTCACAGATTGACTAAAATAAATGAGCTAGAACATGTAGGCTTTTACCCACCCTCTTTCACTGTTTCTGCCAGGTACTTTTGCCATTCTCCTCTGTCTGTCACCTTGTCTCATGACCCcaaccccccccgccccccaacaCCCTTGCTTACAAACCTAACATAGTTACCCGTCTCCAATCACTTTCCCTTAGCCCACAGTGGGCACTCCCTCAACTCCTTTTTAATGCTTGTATCCGGTTTGGGTAACTTATCCCCTGATGACATCCAAAATGGCTCCTGAGACCTTGACTTAGCATGTTGGCaacttgagtgtgtgtttatcttttAGGGAAATCTTTCTCTGTGTAGGTGCCCCAGCAGTTATGGCTAGGAGGTCATGTGGGGAATTCATTGGGAATGTTAATCTCTCCTGGGAAATGTGTGATGGGGACTCGGGAGTGTCCTTAACTCACAGCGGTCTTTCAACAGCTCCCCCAGGAATTGCACACTTATTGTAGAACATGGGGCATGTTCTATGAATAGGATCGTACGAAAATGGCAAATGCCATActattgactttgttttggGGTCCACTCTGGACTGGTACattgataataatgatgtttGACACTTCATTGCAGAACAGTAGTGTTGTGATAGAGAATGATAGGGAGCTGACAGCCCACTTGAGAGACGTGAGGTGTGTTGTAACTCTGGTGGAATTAGGTATTTTGCCAAATTGAACTGTTTCCATATCTCCCCCTCCAGCCccccctacccccccccccatgcctGGAGGCCAGACAGGGATTTTTTACTCTGAGCTTGAGCTAAAATAGTTCATGAAGGGCATGTGGAGGACCTGCAATCCAGAATCATCTGTTTATACCAGGAGGTTTAT from Ictalurus furcatus strain D&B chromosome 18, Billie_1.0, whole genome shotgun sequence carries:
- the si:ch211-247j9.1 gene encoding rho GTPase-activating protein 24 isoform X1: MPESKQAVHLTGSYLSNSAYRKIKRVLSFRRRVFGQRLEETVLYERRYGDHMAPLVVEQCVDFIREQGLMEVGLFRQPGQATLVKELQEAFDAGEKPSFDSSTDVHTVASLLKLYLRELPEPLVPFSRYQEFLICGKKIPSDREQGLLELRNLLHELPVANFKLLKYICQFLNEVQSFSSTNKMSIQNLATVFGPNILRPKAEDPESIIGGAAVVQHLMSELIREHSVLFSRENNRKTPGTSLPAFASIHRQGSRVDWVHTKPTAPPGEPHLGFNTNCVPQPAQTFKPCSRKFSLPLMTEQRFSSQSSHTPHHLPEIQQQKMEVSSQASSALLYENHSPSLSAQESPHSGLVHPPTTPPTASSSTITVAEVGHEGCLQSTSWPGLRQWETERALGNREGSSEAQDSTLSVYDNMVTGVQMDDCVEEGEAGTGIVDLEGGTARMADSTSSWSSCEILLGDGGSGSGGTASPCHSSVCFPSFRSELGESDVHPNSPASSTAPTDAPLSTGSSEVFLPNAPSDSQDPPAPQAIQCLVVGLRQQMAIQKAEYEDKINRLEQRNEALQGLVAGLRATLEQQRRCVSVAEIKMRNMERARADADRRNAALQCEMEQFFDTFGELNSEARKTERIIQSF
- the si:ch211-247j9.1 gene encoding rho GTPase-activating protein 24 isoform X2, which codes for MGLTCFKSWKFDSVTQKGGNRDVLVSPGSYFFLSNSCGQGEEWLKSLNKGVWIPFTGVFGQRLEETVLYERRYGDHMAPLVVEQCVDFIREQGLMEVGLFRQPGQATLVKELQEAFDAGEKPSFDSSTDVHTVASLLKLYLRELPEPLVPFSRYQEFLICGKKIPSDREQGLLELRNLLHELPVANFKLLKYICQFLNEVQSFSSTNKMSIQNLATVFGPNILRPKAEDPESIIGGAAVVQHLMSELIREHSVLFSRENNRKTPGTSLPAFASIHRQGSRVDWVHTKPTAPPGEPHLGFNTNCVPQPAQTFKPCSRKFSLPLMTEQRFSSQSSHTPHHLPEIQQQKMEVSSQASSALLYENHSPSLSAQESPHSGLVHPPTTPPTASSSTITVAEVGHEGCLQSTSWPGLRQWETERALGNREGSSEAQDSTLSVYDNMVTGVQMDDCVEEGEAGTGIVDLEGGTARMADSTSSWSSCEILLGDGGSGSGGTASPCHSSVCFPSFRSELGESDVHPNSPASSTAPTDAPLSTGSSEVFLPNAPSDSQDPPAPQAIQCLVVGLRQQMAIQKAEYEDKINRLEQRNEALQGLVAGLRATLEQQRRCVSVAEIKMRNMERARADADRRNAALQCEMEQFFDTFGELNSEARKTERIIQSF